The proteins below come from a single Plantactinospora sp. KBS50 genomic window:
- a CDS encoding non-ribosomal peptide synthetase — MAVYELPTSFAQRRMWLLVEMDPDLPTYNISWAVWLDGPLDVDALQAAWDAALARHESLQTTFRHEAGVPVQIIDDEPDPRPLLITSVEHLPEEERVPAARALIREMAGITFDVAAGPLAVATLVRMSPQAHVLAVVAHHIVADGWSFRVLFDELSTDYEAIVRAGAPAVAEPAIQYADYAVWQLEHAENGGYAPALRFWQDELADAPSALSLPTDEPYPARQTFAGRSIHTTMDNELAEALRQLAAKQGTTVFAVLLAAYAVVLSRLTDTDDLMIAVPMAARTRPEMETMVGLLMNTVPMRIRVDRDATLGDLVRSVHRATARALAHQELPFERVVEALRPDRDPARFTLTQVMFAMEESWAVPDRGGLHWRPELVENGTAKFEIELTVTEAADGPQVRVNYNSDLFHDATGQLVTDGFQAILRCLVDDPDRVVAEAEIMSPDLSDLVTSRWPDGGPHLDPDATAVARLHAACAGDAVVVTGSDGELTGAQVRDRARRIAAALAGRGVGAADRVAILLPRGARLLPTVLGVWSTGAAYIPLDPIYPQQRIAMMLADAGAAAIVLDSGVTDAPTLPPTAAPIPVVDLAALPADLAGPEPVLDPPPLAPAVTIFTSGSTGRPKAVTVTQGGIAALLDAVAPKLALGPRDRFVAVSTFAFDIALVELLAPVLAGGRAVVADTEQVKDPARLRELLIDSEATAMQATPAGWRMLVDAGGIPAAVSLRMTAGEPLPRDLADAMAAGPGARVWNLYGPTETTIYSGGDAVAGSPAPIEIGSIIGGTRLYVLDARARPVPPGVFGEVYIGGAGVGHGYHDSPGMTAARFRPDPFGPRPGARLYRTGDVGRWRRTGRIELAGRADRQIKIRGYRIESGEVEAALRSHPDVAEAVVSVRGGGDDVRLVGYLVTADGADQPPAGLSDHLRQTLPDYMVPAAYLVLPALPLTRSGKVDHRGLPEPDWNASASQERIAPRTPVEARLASIVAELLLLPAPVGVRDNFFALGGHSLTAARLMARIRADYGIDLPIRTLFSDPTVAGLAATMAAGRPG, encoded by the coding sequence GTGGCTGTATACGAACTCCCGACGTCGTTCGCCCAGCGGCGGATGTGGCTGCTGGTCGAGATGGACCCCGACCTGCCCACGTACAACATCTCCTGGGCGGTGTGGCTGGACGGTCCGCTCGACGTCGACGCGCTGCAGGCGGCCTGGGACGCGGCCCTGGCCCGGCACGAATCCCTGCAGACCACGTTCCGCCACGAGGCCGGCGTGCCGGTGCAGATCATCGACGACGAGCCGGATCCGCGGCCGCTGCTGATCACCTCGGTCGAGCACCTGCCCGAGGAGGAACGCGTACCGGCCGCCCGGGCGCTGATCCGCGAGATGGCCGGCATCACCTTCGACGTGGCCGCCGGGCCGCTCGCGGTGGCCACGCTGGTCCGGATGTCGCCGCAGGCCCATGTCCTCGCGGTCGTGGCCCACCACATCGTGGCCGACGGCTGGTCGTTCCGGGTCCTCTTCGACGAGTTGTCCACCGACTACGAGGCCATCGTCCGCGCCGGCGCCCCGGCCGTCGCGGAACCGGCGATCCAGTACGCCGACTACGCCGTCTGGCAGCTCGAACACGCCGAGAACGGCGGGTACGCGCCGGCCCTGCGGTTCTGGCAGGACGAGTTGGCCGACGCGCCGTCGGCGCTGTCGCTGCCGACCGACGAGCCGTACCCGGCCCGCCAGACCTTCGCCGGCCGATCCATCCACACCACAATGGACAATGAGCTGGCCGAGGCGCTCCGGCAACTCGCCGCCAAGCAGGGCACCACGGTGTTCGCCGTCCTGCTGGCCGCCTACGCGGTCGTGTTGTCCCGGCTGACCGACACCGACGATCTCATGATCGCCGTACCGATGGCCGCCCGGACCCGGCCGGAGATGGAGACGATGGTCGGCCTGCTGATGAACACCGTGCCGATGCGGATCCGGGTCGACCGGGACGCCACGCTCGGTGACCTGGTGCGATCCGTGCACCGCGCGACCGCGCGGGCCCTGGCCCACCAGGAGCTGCCGTTCGAGCGGGTGGTGGAGGCGCTGCGGCCCGACCGCGACCCGGCCCGGTTCACACTCACCCAGGTGATGTTCGCGATGGAGGAGTCCTGGGCCGTCCCCGACCGCGGCGGGCTGCACTGGCGACCCGAGCTGGTGGAGAACGGCACCGCGAAGTTCGAGATCGAGCTGACCGTCACCGAGGCGGCGGACGGCCCCCAGGTGCGGGTCAACTACAACAGCGACCTCTTCCACGACGCGACCGGGCAACTCGTGACCGACGGCTTCCAGGCGATCCTGCGTTGCCTCGTCGACGATCCGGACCGGGTCGTCGCCGAGGCGGAGATCATGTCCCCCGACCTGTCGGACCTGGTCACCAGCCGCTGGCCGGACGGCGGCCCGCACCTGGACCCGGACGCGACCGCGGTGGCCCGGCTGCACGCCGCGTGTGCCGGCGACGCGGTCGTCGTCACCGGCAGCGACGGCGAGCTGACCGGCGCGCAGGTGCGCGACCGGGCCCGGCGGATCGCCGCCGCGCTGGCCGGGCGGGGCGTCGGCGCGGCCGACCGGGTGGCGATCCTGCTGCCCCGCGGCGCCCGGCTCCTGCCCACGGTCCTCGGCGTCTGGTCGACCGGCGCGGCCTACATACCGCTGGACCCGATCTATCCGCAACAGCGCATCGCCATGATGCTGGCCGATGCCGGGGCGGCCGCGATCGTGCTCGACAGCGGCGTCACGGACGCGCCGACCCTCCCGCCGACGGCGGCGCCGATACCGGTCGTCGACCTGGCCGCGCTCCCCGCGGACCTCGCGGGGCCCGAGCCGGTACTCGACCCGCCGCCGCTGGCCCCGGCCGTGACCATCTTCACCTCCGGGTCGACGGGCCGGCCCAAGGCGGTCACCGTGACCCAGGGCGGCATCGCGGCGCTGCTCGACGCGGTCGCGCCGAAGCTGGCCCTCGGCCCGCGGGACCGGTTCGTCGCCGTGTCGACGTTCGCGTTCGACATCGCCCTGGTCGAGCTGCTCGCGCCGGTACTGGCCGGCGGACGCGCCGTGGTCGCCGACACCGAACAGGTCAAGGACCCGGCCCGACTGCGCGAACTGCTGATCGACAGCGAAGCGACCGCCATGCAGGCCACGCCGGCCGGCTGGCGGATGCTTGTCGACGCCGGCGGCATCCCGGCGGCCGTGTCGCTGCGGATGACCGCCGGGGAGCCGCTGCCCCGGGACCTCGCCGACGCGATGGCCGCCGGCCCGGGGGCGCGGGTGTGGAACCTGTACGGCCCGACCGAGACGACGATCTACTCCGGCGGCGACGCCGTCGCCGGCTCGCCGGCCCCGATCGAGATCGGGTCGATCATCGGTGGGACCCGGCTGTACGTGCTCGACGCCCGGGCGCGGCCGGTCCCGCCCGGCGTCTTCGGGGAGGTCTACATCGGCGGAGCCGGGGTGGGCCACGGCTACCACGATTCGCCGGGGATGACCGCGGCCCGCTTCCGGCCCGACCCGTTCGGCCCACGGCCGGGCGCCCGCCTGTACCGGACCGGCGACGTCGGCCGGTGGCGCCGGACCGGCCGGATCGAGCTGGCCGGCAGGGCCGACCGGCAGATCAAGATCCGCGGGTACCGGATCGAGAGCGGCGAGGTCGAGGCGGCCCTACGAAGCCACCCCGACGTCGCCGAGGCCGTGGTGTCGGTGCGTGGCGGCGGTGACGACGTACGCCTCGTCGGCTACCTCGTCACCGCGGACGGCGCCGACCAGCCGCCCGCCGGGCTGAGCGACCACCTGCGGCAGACGCTTCCCGACTACATGGTCCCGGCCGCGTACCTGGTGCTGCCCGCGCTGCCGCTCACCCGCAGCGGCAAGGTCGACCACCGCGGCCTGCCCGAGCCCGACTGGAACGCGTCGGCGAGCCAGGAGCGGATCGCCCCGCGCACACCGGTCGAGGCCCGACTGGCCTCCATCGTGGCCGAGTTGCTGTTGCTGCCGGCGCCGGTCGGCGTACGGGACAACTTCTTCGCCCTCGGCGGACACTCGCTGACGGCGGCCCGGTTGATGGCCCGGATCCGCGCCGACTACGGCATCGACCTGCCGATCCGGACGCTCTTCTCCGACCCGACGGTCGCCGGGCTGGCCGCCACGATGGCCGCCGGCCGGCCCGGCTGA
- a CDS encoding non-ribosomal peptide synthetase, whose product MILDQFHSRIIQAPDAIAVQDGDRQLTYLELAGHASGLAARLTRRGVRPGDVVAVYVDRSAEIVVAELAVLLAGAAYVPLDPAHPSTRTTELLGLSGAAAVITTGPLLSAGVQLRDPEVVDLARAPVEGYLPVPRPDDEALAYVIFTSGSTGRPKAAAVRHGGLANLMRWHEDTFGLRPGDRTTLLCAPGFDVSVWDTWPTLAAGGTLVVPPAAVRASPPDLVGWLADERITATFLPTPLAEAVLDLPWPAHTTLRWMHTGGSALQRGVSPGLPFTLVNVYGPAECTVAATTTAVPAGGPVPPPIGVPLDGVRCYVLDGFDPVPDGEPGEMCLAGACVARGYLNEPAATARSFVPDVTVPGQRMYRTGDLVRRRPDGVFEYLGRLDDQVKIRGFRIEPGEIAAVLRQHPAVRESYVATRRTGSADPVLHAYVAADATPAELIAFVAARLPEYMVPAAVVVLPALPMTANDKVDRDALPEPDRVAAGLASVAAPQRTRTQGAVAGIVSDLLGGVAVGADDDFFALGGNSLLLGRLSTRIAAELDAKLSLAELACAGTIAAFADLVDERTGRAGVDSGLDLDLAAPPAPPPVTRADRDRPIPLSFQQKRVWFFTELAPDNIAYNFQATVSLHGDVDTGAFRAALDEIVRRHEMLRTAFVSIDGVAVQRPVASVAAPLRVLDVPRERADDVVAAELARPFDLTSAPLARWLLLRHGDGENTFVHVEHHFIHDGWSLAVFLSELSALYPAFAAGRPSPLPELAVQYADYAIWQREWMDGDVLKAHVDHWGTRLAGASDRLELPADHPRPPVMSLRGAAPRIKVPAELARALRAFSRQHRVSLFSTMYTAFAALLHRYTGQRDLLVGTGMANRSLPELQPLLGMIVNTVVLRTRPHGRMSFSDLLGQVQETVLDALAWSETPLDTVIDAIGPERDSSRLPLFQVMFSFHDSAVPDLDFGGLTGAVTERANGSAKADLNIIVVPRGAQRVGRESRPEDDDLNLIWEYSTDLFDASTMSRMAKHYLNLLADALARPDTATDRLRLIPDDESGLLERWSRGPAVPEAGPGRTIPALFAAQVAIRPDATALVFGAESMTYAELDRRSNALAARLRRRGVVADVPVAVAIERGPDLVVALLAVSKAGGAYLPIEAGSPAPRVAAMIAAAGARLLLATRSTDLAEIPGVDTVRVDAGATDAEPTDAAERAEPDAADDRTPPPDLSHPDSLAYISFTSGSTGVPKGVAVPHRGVVRLVHDPAFAPLGPGQRLLHFAPVAFDASTWELWGALLTGATVVIAPPGPLGLPEIAALLRTADVTVAWLTAGLFHQLAEADVAALAGVPVLLAGGDALSPGTVRAVLSARDHRPLVNGYGPTENTTFTTCHVVTDPDQVASTMPIGRPIQGTTVHLFDESGQPVPIGVTGELFTGGEGLARGYVGNAAATARAFVPDPTGHGTRLYRTGDLARWRADGVLEFVGRADDQIKIRGFRVEPGEVVSVLRTHPDVGDAVVLVAGQGAQRHLIAYVTPADGVDLGTLRPASLHDFLAGRLPEYLVPTGFRALDRFPLNANGKVDRAALPAPEVQTRGPVTPPRGDTEQRLADTWRRLLPTHDPSDGDIGREDSFFALGGNSLLASRLMFRIREVFDVELRMATFYEKPTLVDCAAAIDAARERAGTEPARPAAIGRRDRRAYRADAPQPPPGRKLAPHLVHLDGDWALWRTFCLRAAGFPAHLLAGLGAADLAAAADAVLAAGGPADAADAAHKPADAALAAGEPARAAYRAEFTAALRRQSATLHAVASRPALREAVAWQNRHALTTGLDPVVRRGPAPAKRDTKTRQHEALIASYLQRYCAKNDTIGFFGPVGWSRIDDGTGIRITPDPAGRFLADRITYLEGWAVAAILADHGTALRPWLVPRKMPFVGLDGTQLRVPLAPPVPLSPAEAAVLRAVDGARDAGAVADLALADGSAGLRDADEVFAVLARLADQRRLAWQVEISPPDIHPERTMRSLLARVTDDGVRTAATRALDELTAARDELAGAAGDPERLAPAMADLEATFTRLAGVPPTRRAGELYAGRTVAYEECLRADTVRLGADTLDGIREALALVLDSARWFLGACAEVYTDHFEAAYRKRAAALGTDVVPFADLWLLVNDALFHRSAALIRPAVTALQERWSAILDLPEGSRRVQLRSADLRRRAAERFPAPPRPWPTAVFHSPDLMIAGADAAAGGRLTWVLGEVHPSRVTARYGTWLELHDDPDGYHAAMRHDLAGPVVWQAETAEIGGSATRQAGALVSPGDRRLVWSHDANGYDPATTLAVGDCDVITSSTGLRVRRRDGTFERDLLPVLGDLIISVIVNSFDPVPAAAYTPRVAIDDLVVARERWTFAAADVTFAGTADERTRYLQARAWVTGHGLPRHAFLRFTGERKPIYADLTSPVSIDLISRSVRRCRHRAGDEATVTVVEMLPEPDQAWLVDADGQRYTSELRMVAVDQKTAESQEG is encoded by the coding sequence ATGATCCTCGACCAGTTCCATTCCCGCATCATCCAGGCGCCGGACGCGATCGCCGTGCAGGATGGCGACCGGCAACTCACGTACCTGGAGTTGGCCGGACACGCCAGCGGCCTGGCGGCCCGGCTCACCCGGCGTGGGGTCCGACCGGGTGACGTGGTCGCCGTCTACGTCGACCGGTCCGCCGAGATCGTCGTCGCCGAGCTGGCCGTGCTGCTGGCCGGCGCGGCCTACGTACCGCTCGATCCGGCCCATCCGAGCACGCGGACCACGGAGCTGCTGGGCCTGTCCGGGGCCGCCGCGGTGATCACCACCGGGCCGCTGCTGTCGGCCGGCGTGCAGCTGCGCGATCCCGAGGTCGTCGACCTGGCGCGGGCGCCCGTCGAGGGCTACCTGCCGGTCCCGCGACCGGACGACGAGGCGCTTGCCTACGTCATCTTCACCTCGGGCTCGACCGGGCGGCCCAAGGCGGCCGCGGTCCGCCACGGTGGCCTCGCGAACCTCATGCGCTGGCACGAGGACACCTTCGGCCTGCGCCCCGGGGACCGCACGACGCTGCTGTGCGCCCCCGGATTCGACGTCTCGGTGTGGGACACCTGGCCGACGCTGGCGGCCGGCGGCACGCTGGTGGTGCCCCCCGCGGCCGTGCGCGCCTCGCCGCCGGACCTGGTCGGCTGGCTGGCCGACGAGCGGATCACCGCGACCTTCCTGCCCACGCCGCTGGCCGAGGCGGTGCTCGACCTGCCGTGGCCGGCGCACACCACGCTGCGGTGGATGCACACCGGCGGCTCCGCGCTGCAGCGCGGCGTGTCACCCGGCCTGCCGTTCACCCTTGTCAACGTGTACGGCCCGGCCGAGTGCACGGTGGCCGCGACGACCACCGCGGTGCCTGCGGGCGGCCCGGTGCCGCCGCCGATCGGCGTACCGCTGGACGGCGTGCGCTGTTACGTGCTCGACGGTTTCGACCCGGTACCCGACGGCGAGCCCGGCGAGATGTGCCTGGCCGGCGCGTGCGTGGCCCGGGGCTACCTGAACGAGCCGGCCGCCACCGCGCGGTCGTTCGTACCCGACGTCACGGTCCCGGGCCAGCGGATGTACCGCACCGGAGACCTGGTCCGCCGCCGGCCCGACGGGGTCTTCGAATACCTCGGCCGGCTCGACGACCAGGTCAAGATCCGCGGCTTCCGGATCGAGCCCGGCGAGATCGCGGCCGTCCTGCGGCAGCATCCGGCCGTCCGGGAGTCCTACGTGGCCACCCGGCGCACCGGCTCCGCCGACCCGGTGCTGCACGCCTACGTCGCCGCGGACGCCACCCCGGCCGAGCTGATCGCGTTCGTGGCGGCCCGGCTGCCCGAATACATGGTGCCGGCGGCCGTCGTCGTGCTGCCCGCGCTGCCGATGACGGCCAACGACAAGGTGGACCGGGACGCGCTGCCCGAACCCGACCGGGTGGCCGCCGGCCTGGCCTCGGTGGCGGCGCCGCAGCGCACGCGGACCCAGGGCGCGGTGGCCGGGATCGTGTCCGACCTGCTCGGTGGCGTGGCGGTCGGCGCCGACGACGACTTCTTCGCCCTCGGCGGCAACTCGCTTCTGCTCGGACGGCTCTCGACCCGGATCGCCGCCGAACTCGACGCGAAGCTCAGCCTGGCCGAGCTGGCCTGCGCCGGCACGATCGCCGCGTTCGCCGACCTGGTCGACGAGCGGACCGGCCGCGCGGGGGTGGACAGCGGCCTGGACCTGGACCTTGCGGCCCCACCGGCCCCGCCGCCGGTCACCCGGGCCGACCGCGACCGGCCGATCCCCCTGTCGTTCCAGCAGAAACGGGTGTGGTTCTTCACCGAGCTGGCCCCGGACAACATCGCCTACAACTTCCAGGCCACCGTGTCGCTGCACGGCGACGTGGACACCGGGGCCTTCCGCGCCGCGCTCGACGAGATCGTGCGCCGGCACGAGATGCTGCGGACCGCCTTCGTCAGCATCGACGGCGTCGCGGTGCAGCGGCCGGTCGCAAGCGTCGCCGCGCCGCTGCGCGTGCTGGACGTGCCGCGCGAGCGGGCCGACGACGTGGTCGCCGCCGAACTGGCCCGGCCGTTCGACCTGACCAGCGCCCCGCTGGCCCGCTGGCTGCTGCTGCGCCACGGGGACGGCGAGAACACGTTCGTCCACGTCGAGCACCACTTCATCCACGACGGCTGGTCACTCGCGGTGTTCCTGTCCGAGCTGTCGGCGCTCTATCCGGCGTTCGCCGCCGGCCGGCCGTCGCCCCTGCCGGAGCTGGCCGTCCAGTACGCGGACTACGCGATCTGGCAGCGGGAGTGGATGGACGGCGACGTACTGAAGGCCCACGTCGACCACTGGGGCACCCGGCTGGCCGGCGCGTCGGACCGGCTGGAGCTGCCGGCCGACCACCCGCGACCGCCGGTGATGAGCCTGCGCGGCGCGGCGCCGCGGATCAAGGTCCCGGCCGAGCTGGCCCGCGCGCTGCGCGCGTTCAGCCGGCAGCACCGGGTGTCGCTGTTCTCGACCATGTACACCGCCTTCGCCGCCCTGCTGCACCGGTACACCGGGCAGCGGGACCTGCTGGTCGGCACCGGCATGGCCAACCGGAGCCTGCCCGAACTCCAGCCGCTGCTGGGCATGATCGTCAACACGGTCGTCCTGCGGACCCGGCCGCACGGCCGGATGTCGTTCAGCGACCTGCTCGGCCAGGTCCAGGAGACCGTGCTCGACGCGCTGGCATGGTCGGAAACCCCGCTGGACACGGTGATCGATGCGATCGGGCCGGAACGCGACTCCTCGCGGCTGCCGCTGTTCCAGGTCATGTTCAGCTTCCACGACTCGGCCGTGCCCGACCTCGACTTCGGCGGCCTCACCGGCGCGGTCACCGAGCGGGCCAACGGCTCGGCCAAGGCCGACCTCAACATCATCGTGGTGCCGCGCGGGGCGCAGCGGGTGGGCCGGGAGTCCCGGCCCGAGGACGACGACCTGAACCTGATCTGGGAGTACTCGACCGACCTGTTCGACGCCTCGACCATGTCCCGGATGGCCAAGCACTACCTGAACCTGCTCGCCGACGCCCTGGCCCGACCGGACACCGCGACCGACCGGCTGCGGCTCATCCCGGACGACGAGTCGGGGCTGCTGGAACGCTGGAGCCGCGGGCCGGCGGTGCCCGAGGCCGGGCCGGGCCGGACGATCCCCGCCCTGTTCGCGGCCCAGGTCGCGATCCGGCCGGACGCGACGGCGCTGGTGTTCGGCGCCGAATCCATGACCTACGCGGAGCTGGACCGGCGCAGCAACGCCCTGGCCGCTCGGCTGCGCCGGCGCGGGGTGGTCGCCGACGTGCCGGTCGCGGTGGCGATCGAGCGCGGCCCCGACCTCGTGGTGGCGCTGCTGGCCGTGTCGAAGGCCGGCGGCGCGTACCTGCCGATCGAGGCGGGCAGCCCGGCGCCCCGGGTGGCGGCCATGATCGCCGCCGCGGGCGCCCGGCTGCTGCTGGCGACGCGGTCCACCGACCTGGCCGAGATCCCCGGGGTGGACACGGTGCGCGTCGACGCCGGAGCCACCGACGCCGAGCCCACCGACGCCGCCGAGCGCGCCGAGCCCGACGCCGCCGACGATCGGACGCCGCCACCGGACCTGTCCCACCCGGACAGCCTGGCCTACATCAGCTTCACCTCGGGCTCGACCGGCGTACCGAAGGGTGTCGCCGTGCCACACCGCGGTGTGGTGCGGCTCGTCCACGACCCGGCGTTCGCCCCGCTCGGCCCGGGCCAGCGGCTCCTGCACTTCGCCCCGGTCGCGTTCGACGCCTCCACCTGGGAACTGTGGGGCGCGCTGCTGACCGGCGCGACGGTGGTGATCGCGCCACCCGGCCCGCTCGGGCTGCCGGAGATCGCCGCCCTGCTGCGCACCGCCGACGTGACGGTCGCGTGGCTCACCGCCGGCCTGTTCCACCAACTGGCCGAGGCGGATGTGGCGGCCCTCGCCGGCGTACCCGTCCTGCTGGCCGGCGGCGACGCGCTCAGCCCCGGCACGGTGCGTGCCGTGCTGTCGGCCCGCGACCACCGGCCGCTGGTCAACGGGTACGGCCCGACCGAGAACACCACGTTCACCACGTGCCACGTGGTGACCGACCCGGACCAGGTGGCCTCGACGATGCCGATCGGCCGCCCGATCCAGGGCACCACCGTGCACCTGTTCGACGAGAGCGGCCAGCCGGTGCCGATCGGCGTGACCGGCGAGCTGTTCACCGGCGGGGAGGGCCTCGCCCGCGGCTACGTCGGCAACGCCGCCGCCACCGCGCGGGCCTTCGTGCCCGATCCCACCGGGCACGGCACGCGGCTGTACCGGACCGGGGACCTGGCCCGCTGGCGCGCCGACGGGGTCCTCGAGTTCGTCGGCCGCGCCGACGACCAGATCAAGATCCGTGGCTTCCGGGTGGAGCCCGGCGAGGTCGTGTCGGTCCTGCGCACGCATCCGGACGTGGGCGACGCGGTCGTCCTGGTGGCCGGCCAGGGCGCGCAACGGCACCTGATCGCGTACGTGACGCCGGCCGACGGCGTCGACCTTGGCACCCTGCGGCCGGCGTCGCTGCACGACTTCCTGGCCGGTCGGCTGCCGGAGTACCTGGTGCCCACCGGGTTCAGGGCCCTGGACCGGTTCCCGCTCAACGCCAACGGCAAGGTCGACCGGGCCGCGCTGCCCGCGCCGGAGGTCCAGACCCGCGGGCCGGTCACCCCGCCGCGGGGCGACACCGAGCAGCGGTTGGCCGACACCTGGCGGCGGCTGCTGCCCACCCACGACCCGTCCGACGGCGACATCGGCCGCGAGGACAGCTTCTTCGCCCTCGGCGGCAACTCGCTCCTGGCCTCCCGCCTGATGTTCCGGATCCGCGAGGTGTTCGACGTCGAACTGCGGATGGCCACCTTCTACGAGAAGCCCACGCTCGTCGACTGCGCCGCCGCGATCGACGCCGCGCGCGAGCGGGCCGGGACCGAACCGGCGCGGCCGGCCGCCATCGGCCGCCGGGACCGCCGCGCGTACCGCGCCGACGCCCCGCAACCACCGCCGGGCCGGAAGCTCGCACCGCACCTGGTCCACCTGGACGGCGACTGGGCACTGTGGCGGACGTTCTGCCTGCGGGCGGCCGGCTTCCCGGCCCACCTGCTGGCCGGCCTCGGCGCCGCCGACCTGGCCGCGGCGGCCGACGCCGTGCTCGCCGCGGGCGGGCCGGCCGACGCCGCGGACGCCGCCCACAAGCCGGCCGACGCCGCGCTCGCCGCGGGCGAGCCGGCCAGGGCCGCCTACCGCGCCGAGTTCACCGCGGCGCTGCGCCGCCAGTCCGCGACCCTGCACGCGGTCGCCAGCCGGCCGGCGCTGCGCGAGGCGGTGGCCTGGCAGAACCGGCACGCGCTGACGACCGGGCTCGACCCGGTCGTCCGGCGCGGCCCGGCGCCGGCCAAGCGGGACACCAAGACCCGCCAGCACGAGGCGCTCATCGCGAGCTACCTGCAGCGGTACTGCGCCAAGAACGACACCATCGGCTTCTTCGGCCCGGTGGGCTGGTCGCGGATCGACGACGGCACCGGCATCCGGATCACGCCGGACCCGGCGGGACGATTTCTGGCCGATCGCATCACGTACCTGGAGGGCTGGGCGGTGGCCGCGATCCTGGCCGACCACGGCACGGCCCTGCGCCCCTGGCTCGTACCGCGGAAGATGCCGTTCGTCGGCCTCGACGGCACCCAGCTTCGCGTGCCGCTGGCGCCGCCGGTGCCGCTGAGCCCGGCCGAGGCGGCGGTCCTGCGGGCCGTCGACGGCGCGCGCGACGCCGGGGCGGTCGCCGACCTGGCGCTCGCCGACGGGTCGGCCGGACTGCGGGACGCCGACGAGGTCTTCGCCGTGCTGGCCCGGCTGGCCGACCAGCGCCGGCTGGCCTGGCAGGTCGAAATCTCCCCGCCCGACATCCATCCGGAGCGGACCATGCGGTCGCTGCTGGCGCGGGTCACCGACGACGGCGTGCGGACGGCGGCCACCCGGGCGCTCGACGAGCTGACCGCCGCCCGGGACGAGCTGGCCGGCGCGGCCGGCGACCCGGAACGGCTGGCCCCGGCCATGGCCGACCTGGAGGCGACCTTCACCCGCCTGGCCGGCGTCCCGCCCACCCGACGCGCCGGCGAGCTGTACGCCGGACGCACCGTCGCCTACGAGGAATGCCTGCGCGCCGACACCGTACGGCTCGGCGCCGACACGCTGGACGGGATCCGGGAGGCGCTGGCGCTGGTGCTCGACAGCGCCCGATGGTTCCTCGGCGCCTGTGCCGAGGTGTACACCGACCACTTCGAGGCGGCCTACCGCAAGCGGGCCGCCGCGCTCGGCACCGACGTGGTGCCGTTCGCCGACCTGTGGCTGCTGGTCAACGACGCCCTGTTCCACCGGTCGGCGGCCCTCATCCGGCCCGCCGTGACGGCGCTGCAGGAACGCTGGTCGGCGATCCTCGACCTGCCCGAGGGCTCCCGACGGGTCCAGCTACGCTCGGCCGACCTGCGGCGGCGGGCGGCCGAGCGGTTCCCGGCCCCGCCGCGGCCGTGGCCGACGGCCGTGTTCCACAGCCCGGACCTGATGATCGCCGGGGCGGACGCCGCCGCCGGCGGCCGGCTCACCTGGGTGCTCGGCGAGGTGCACCCCAGCAGGGTCACCGCCCGCTACGGCACGTGGCTGGAGCTGCACGACGATCCGGACGGCTACCACGCGGCAATGCGGCACGACCTCGCCGGACCGGTCGTCTGGCAGGCCGAGACGGCCGAGATCGGCGGCAGCGCCACCCGGCAGGCCGGTGCGCTGGTGTCCCCGGGCGACCGGCGGCTCGTCTGGTCGCACGACGCCAACGGCTACGACCCGGCCACCACCCTGGCGGTGGGCGACTGCGACGTGATCACCTCCTCGACCGGGCTGCGGGTCCGGCGCCGCGACGGGACCTTCGAGCGCGACCTGCTCCCGGTCCTCGGCGACCTGATCATCAGCGTGATCGTCAACAGCTTCGACCCGGTGCCGGCCGCCGCGTACACCCCGCGCGTCGCCATCGACGATCTCGTGGTCGCCCGGGAGCGGTGGACGTTCGCCGCCGCCGACGTCACGTTCGCCGGCACGGCCGACGAGAGAACCCGGTACCTGCAGGCCCGGGCCTGGGTGACCGGGCACGGCCTGCCCCGGCACGCGTTCCTCCGGTTCACCGGCGAGCGCAAGCCGATCTACGCGGACCTGACCAGCCCCGTGTCGATCGACCTGATCTCCCGGTCGGTCCGGCGCTGTCGCCACCGTGCCGGGGACGAGGCGACGGTGACCGTCGTCGAGATGCTGCCGGAACCGGACCAGGCCTGGCTCGTCGACGCCGACGGCCAGCGCTACACCAGCGAGCTGCGGATGGTCGCAGTGGATCAGAAGACGGCTGAGAGCCAGGAGGGCTGA